Proteins from one Chitinophaga oryzae genomic window:
- a CDS encoding RNA polymerase sigma factor, with protein sequence MTVHKPINSCKAGAVADFEQSVGVYWNKLLAIAVAKTNAHDAFDIVQDIFLSLWEKWETAPKDEGLEYYLLHALKLRIFKYYRTAGRYQAHLKQLETLLNDSLETPGTFAQEELYGLQQAILNEALDTLSPSQQQLMTLRVRHHYSYQQIAGILDIDAASARVLYCRALKQVKTHIKANPSLSVSLISAWMLFTIS encoded by the coding sequence ATGACCGTGCATAAACCAATCAATTCCTGTAAAGCCGGCGCCGTGGCCGATTTTGAGCAATCTGTGGGTGTTTACTGGAACAAGCTGCTGGCCATTGCTGTGGCCAAAACCAATGCACACGACGCGTTTGATATTGTGCAGGACATATTTCTCTCCCTGTGGGAGAAATGGGAAACCGCTCCTAAAGATGAAGGTCTTGAGTATTACCTTTTGCATGCCCTTAAGCTTCGTATATTTAAATATTACCGTACCGCAGGCCGGTACCAGGCGCATCTTAAACAGCTGGAAACATTATTGAATGATTCGCTGGAAACACCGGGCACTTTCGCCCAGGAAGAGCTGTACGGCCTGCAGCAAGCCATTCTCAACGAAGCGCTGGACACCCTGTCTCCCAGCCAGCAGCAGCTGATGACGCTACGGGTCCGTCATCATTATTCCTATCAGCAGATCGCCGGCATCCTCGATATAGACGCCGCTTCCGCCCGTGTGTTGTACTGCCGCGCCCTGAAGCAGGTAAAGACACATATCAAGGCTAATCCTTCCCTGTCCGTCAGCCTCATATCCGCCTGGATGTTGTTTACAATTTCTTAA
- a CDS encoding ArsO family NAD(P)H-dependent flavin-containing monooxygenase: MEYDVIIIGGGQSALAVAYYLRRTSLRYLLLDGEAHPGGSWQHGWHSLSLFSPALWSSLPGVLMPGGQQYYPTRDETIQYLKAYEDRYRFPVQRPVKVLAVEKDTDGFRLQTTAGDYRARAVVSATGSFVNPYLPDIPGKEDFRGALLHSSRYRLPDAFRHQRVAIVGEGNSGAQILADLAPVADTLWITRQPPSFLPDDIDGKYLFDAATMQYEAMQQGRNFQRPSLGQIVMVPAVKAARDRGVYQHYLPAFDYFYEDGIAWENGRKEAVDTVIFCTGFRPALEHLRPLGIIQPNGKINTRGTMATDIPGLWLVGYGQWTGFASATLIGVGRTARKTVEELNACLNDASAQRE, encoded by the coding sequence ATGGAATACGACGTAATTATTATTGGTGGCGGCCAGAGCGCGCTTGCCGTAGCTTATTACCTGCGGCGCACCTCCCTGCGTTATCTCCTGCTCGACGGGGAAGCGCATCCGGGCGGCTCCTGGCAGCATGGCTGGCATTCGCTTTCCCTTTTCTCCCCGGCGCTATGGAGCTCCCTGCCCGGCGTACTGATGCCCGGCGGGCAACAATATTACCCTACCCGCGACGAAACGATTCAATATCTGAAGGCGTATGAAGACCGCTACCGGTTTCCCGTACAAAGACCGGTGAAAGTGCTGGCAGTGGAAAAGGATACCGATGGCTTCCGCTTACAGACGACTGCCGGCGACTATCGCGCCCGCGCGGTGGTGAGCGCCACCGGCAGCTTCGTCAACCCTTACCTTCCGGACATACCCGGGAAAGAAGATTTCCGCGGCGCGCTGCTGCACTCTTCCCGGTACCGGTTGCCCGACGCCTTCCGTCACCAGCGCGTGGCTATCGTCGGCGAAGGCAATTCCGGTGCACAGATACTGGCCGACCTGGCGCCCGTCGCCGATACCCTGTGGATCACCCGGCAGCCTCCCTCCTTCCTGCCGGACGATATAGACGGTAAATACCTTTTTGACGCCGCCACCATGCAATATGAGGCCATGCAGCAGGGCAGGAACTTCCAGCGGCCCTCCCTGGGCCAGATCGTGATGGTGCCCGCCGTAAAAGCAGCCAGGGACAGGGGCGTTTATCAACATTACCTGCCTGCCTTCGATTATTTTTATGAAGACGGCATAGCGTGGGAGAACGGGCGAAAAGAAGCCGTCGACACCGTTATCTTCTGCACCGGCTTCCGGCCCGCATTGGAACACCTGCGGCCATTGGGTATTATACAGCCCAACGGCAAAATCAATACCCGTGGCACCATGGCCACGGACATACCGGGGTTATGGCTGGTAGGATACGGCCAGTGGACCGGCTTTGCCTCCGCCACCCTGATCGGAGTGGGCAGGACCGCACGGAAAACGGTGGAAGAGCTGAATGCCTGTCTGAACGACGCTTCCGCGCAGCGAGAGTAA
- a CDS encoding FecR family protein translates to MTPQNYPGAQALLEKFHAGKCTPEELAVLDKWYNGLGAGTPVDLEGLEADLRRQQFLAGFRSTLPADQAPAQPPAPEATLRLRSRGWWRWAAAASIALLAGAGWLWQQQKGDHPLLPALAGMVTVTNETAGIRQVTLPDSSQVWLNAHASIAWKKNFNHGERSVTLTGEGFFEVYASAKDPFVVYTRDMAIQVLGTRFNVEAYASERNTRVSLLQGKVQVKAHPRNARPLILQPGYAAACNASDTLLQVSETDAAKVAAWKEGAFTAADIPLKDAVERLCKRYGYSASWKNKQGIDKNITVMFKTDSFTGMLDNICYISRKQYKISGREVTIF, encoded by the coding sequence ATGACACCGCAAAATTATCCCGGGGCACAGGCCCTGTTAGAAAAATTTCATGCAGGGAAATGCACCCCTGAAGAACTGGCGGTCCTGGACAAATGGTATAACGGTCTGGGAGCGGGAACGCCTGTGGACCTGGAAGGCCTGGAAGCAGACCTCCGGCGGCAGCAGTTCCTGGCCGGTTTCCGGAGTACGCTGCCGGCAGATCAGGCGCCCGCACAGCCACCTGCGCCGGAAGCCACCCTGCGGCTTCGGTCCCGGGGCTGGTGGCGATGGGCTGCAGCCGCCAGCATCGCATTGTTGGCCGGCGCGGGCTGGTTATGGCAGCAACAAAAGGGAGATCATCCCCTCCTGCCTGCCCTGGCAGGTATGGTGACCGTCACCAACGAAACAGCCGGCATCAGGCAGGTCACACTGCCCGACAGTTCACAGGTATGGTTAAACGCGCATGCTTCCATAGCCTGGAAGAAAAATTTTAATCATGGGGAACGCAGCGTCACCCTCACCGGAGAAGGCTTCTTTGAGGTATATGCCAGTGCAAAAGACCCTTTTGTGGTATACACCCGCGATATGGCCATCCAGGTATTGGGCACCCGGTTCAACGTAGAAGCCTATGCCAGCGAAAGAAACACCCGCGTGTCGCTGCTGCAGGGTAAAGTGCAGGTCAAAGCACATCCGCGCAATGCACGTCCGCTGATACTGCAGCCCGGCTATGCCGCCGCCTGCAACGCCAGCGATACCCTTTTGCAGGTCAGCGAAACCGACGCCGCCAAAGTGGCCGCCTGGAAAGAAGGGGCTTTCACCGCTGCCGATATTCCGCTGAAAGATGCAGTGGAAAGGCTCTGCAAGCGCTACGGCTATTCCGCCAGCTGGAAAAACAAACAAGGGATAGATAAAAATATTACTGTGATGTTCAAAACAGACAGTTTCACCGGAATGCTGGACAACATTTGTTATATCAGTCGTAAACAGTATAAAATTTCAGGTAGAGAGGTGACCATTTTTTAA
- a CDS encoding SusC/RagA family TonB-linked outer membrane protein has translation MKRKSTVSDHRVRSGGLAMSGMKRFLLLGCCLLPATIGFGRQNSLNEKVKLDMSNASLSQVLKALSNQSSFTFNYVKQDFDNIMIRDFKANNITLNEALHLLQNQSGIEYSVNDKAILLRRAQHQQDAPQSGKQVVARRITGRVTTENNEPIPGVTVWVKGTKNRAITDADGRYELTIDTENPVISFSYVGYQTTELTPGSGNTLNLVMKNGNTALDEVVVIGYGTAKKSDLSAAVATVPDMKQIKERPVMDVGNMIQGKVPGITVVSNGGHTSNANKVVIRGVGSRGNESVLYVVDGVPNAPYNPADVESITVLKDAASSAIYGAFAGAAGVILITTRQAAKGLPQVQYTGFVGAKQAWRTLQSLSAEDEAKVSNLAYANAGKPPLPGWDASLNPYAQVTRTNWMKEIFRTGIMQRHNISVNAGSDKFSTLFQARYENEEGTLLNTYNKNISLRFNANYELSKHVKLRQDIFWNNNDNRDAETSSGYTGVILSAIYMPRSATPYYADGSFGGVGPVDSKYLGIHGDVVNPVATLLRNQPYNKKSDLQSVTELTVSDIIPGLTYLSRFSYRQTNGLWKNFEPRRLEPGKANAQNKLSYSTDRDYNWLWENTLNYNKIIKKHNIGAMLSMTGQEAGNRNFAIAARGFENEADWARFMSLASIFDQDRPTDVEWKDRNVSYVGRVSYSWADRYFLTGSYRYDIAGRLPSGFRDKGFPGVTAAWKISSEPFFNIPAVDLLKIRASWGRIGNIASVDRYYGYPLLKNDYTYQVGNGAPLSNALFIDKQFNPTLTWETSQQTDIGIDIALLKQRLTITADYFDKQTYNLIKQQDTYWPNTFGLTAPLINQGKIGNKGFEVAVGWQDKIGQVGYNLNANIATLQNRVLEIDENPNAVWTHGDNWRTVLSPYRSKVGQPYYSYWLIQSAGIFQSDAEANGYTKGGQKIQPNAKAGDLKFIDQNGDGKIDDGDRVYMGAAFPKLTYGFTANLTWKNFDLSLFLQGVGGVKLFNAFKQSTLNGAEQGYNRWDKILDAWSPENTGSNIPRITADDSNKNFQTASDWYLESGNYLRLKNLLIGYTFGKMRWNNGLRVYFSGDNLLTFTRYTGMDPEVGGIGLDGGQFPVSRTYSLGLNVKF, from the coding sequence ATGAAAAGGAAATCTACAGTCTCGGACCATCGGGTCCGCAGCGGCGGGCTTGCCATGTCAGGGATGAAACGCTTCCTGTTGCTGGGCTGCTGCCTGCTCCCTGCCACCATCGGTTTCGGCCGGCAAAACAGTCTCAACGAAAAAGTAAAGCTGGACATGTCCAACGCTTCTTTATCGCAGGTGCTAAAAGCATTAAGTAACCAAAGCAGCTTTACCTTCAACTATGTCAAACAGGATTTTGACAACATCATGATCCGCGATTTCAAAGCCAATAACATCACCCTGAATGAAGCGCTGCACCTGCTTCAGAACCAGTCCGGCATTGAATACAGCGTAAATGACAAAGCGATCCTGCTGCGCCGCGCGCAACATCAGCAAGACGCACCACAGAGCGGTAAACAGGTGGTAGCACGCCGCATCACCGGCCGCGTAACAACGGAGAACAATGAACCTATCCCCGGTGTCACCGTGTGGGTGAAAGGCACTAAAAACAGGGCCATCACCGACGCAGACGGACGTTATGAACTCACCATCGACACCGAAAATCCTGTCATCAGCTTCAGCTACGTGGGCTACCAGACCACCGAGCTCACACCGGGCAGCGGCAATACGCTCAACCTCGTGATGAAAAACGGGAACACGGCGCTGGACGAAGTGGTGGTAATCGGTTACGGTACCGCTAAAAAAAGTGACCTTTCCGCCGCTGTGGCAACAGTGCCGGATATGAAACAAATCAAGGAACGCCCTGTAATGGACGTGGGCAACATGATCCAGGGTAAAGTGCCGGGCATCACGGTGGTGAGCAACGGCGGCCATACCAGCAACGCCAATAAAGTGGTGATCCGCGGCGTCGGTTCCCGCGGCAACGAAAGCGTGCTGTATGTAGTAGACGGCGTGCCCAACGCGCCTTACAACCCGGCTGACGTGGAGTCTATCACCGTACTGAAAGACGCCGCTTCCTCCGCTATCTACGGCGCTTTTGCCGGCGCCGCAGGCGTTATCCTCATCACTACCCGCCAGGCTGCCAAAGGGCTGCCACAGGTACAATACACCGGTTTTGTCGGCGCTAAACAGGCCTGGCGTACGCTCCAGTCGCTCAGCGCGGAAGATGAAGCCAAAGTATCCAACCTGGCCTATGCCAACGCAGGGAAACCGCCGTTACCGGGATGGGACGCTTCTCTCAACCCCTATGCACAAGTGACGCGCACCAACTGGATGAAGGAAATATTCCGCACCGGTATCATGCAACGTCACAACATCAGCGTTAACGCCGGATCGGACAAATTCTCCACCCTGTTCCAGGCACGCTACGAAAACGAAGAAGGAACATTGCTGAATACCTACAACAAAAACATTTCCCTTCGCTTCAACGCTAACTATGAACTGTCGAAACATGTAAAACTGCGCCAGGACATCTTCTGGAACAACAACGATAACCGCGATGCAGAAACCTCCAGCGGGTATACCGGCGTTATCCTCTCCGCTATCTATATGCCCCGCTCTGCCACCCCTTACTATGCGGACGGCTCCTTCGGCGGCGTAGGTCCCGTAGATTCCAAATACCTCGGTATCCATGGCGACGTGGTAAACCCTGTGGCCACCCTGTTGCGTAACCAGCCTTACAACAAGAAAAGCGATCTCCAGTCTGTGACCGAACTGACCGTCTCCGACATCATTCCCGGCCTCACTTACCTGTCCCGCTTCTCTTACCGGCAAACCAACGGCCTCTGGAAAAATTTCGAGCCCAGAAGACTGGAACCGGGTAAAGCCAATGCCCAGAACAAACTGTCTTATTCTACCGACAGAGACTACAACTGGCTGTGGGAAAATACCCTCAACTACAACAAGATCATTAAGAAACACAATATCGGCGCCATGCTGTCCATGACAGGACAGGAAGCCGGTAACCGCAACTTCGCAATCGCTGCCAGAGGTTTCGAAAACGAAGCTGACTGGGCCCGGTTTATGTCGCTGGCCTCTATATTTGACCAGGACCGCCCGACAGACGTAGAATGGAAAGACAGGAACGTTTCCTACGTGGGAAGAGTTTCCTATAGCTGGGCCGACCGCTATTTCCTGACCGGCAGTTACCGTTATGATATTGCCGGCAGGCTCCCTTCCGGTTTCCGTGATAAAGGTTTCCCCGGCGTGACCGCTGCCTGGAAAATCAGCTCAGAGCCATTCTTCAACATACCTGCTGTAGACCTGCTGAAGATCAGGGCCAGCTGGGGCCGCATCGGTAACATCGCCTCTGTGGACCGCTACTATGGCTACCCGCTGCTGAAGAACGATTATACCTACCAGGTGGGCAACGGCGCTCCGCTGTCCAACGCACTGTTCATCGACAAACAGTTTAATCCCACCCTTACCTGGGAAACATCCCAGCAGACAGACATCGGTATCGATATCGCCCTGCTGAAACAACGCCTCACCATCACTGCTGACTATTTTGATAAACAGACCTACAACCTCATTAAACAACAGGACACTTACTGGCCCAATACTTTTGGTTTGACCGCTCCCCTGATCAACCAGGGTAAAATCGGGAACAAAGGCTTTGAAGTAGCAGTGGGCTGGCAGGATAAAATCGGCCAGGTAGGCTATAACCTGAATGCCAATATCGCCACGCTGCAAAACCGCGTGCTGGAAATTGACGAAAACCCCAATGCGGTATGGACACACGGCGACAACTGGAGAACAGTGCTCTCGCCTTATCGTTCAAAAGTAGGACAGCCTTATTATTCCTACTGGCTGATCCAGTCTGCCGGTATCTTCCAGTCAGACGCAGAAGCGAATGGCTATACGAAAGGCGGACAGAAAATCCAGCCGAACGCCAAAGCCGGCGACCTGAAATTTATCGACCAGAATGGCGACGGTAAAATCGATGATGGCGACCGCGTATACATGGGCGCTGCTTTCCCGAAACTGACGTACGGTTTCACGGCTAACCTTACCTGGAAAAACTTTGACCTGAGCCTGTTCCTGCAGGGCGTGGGCGGCGTGAAACTGTTCAACGCCTTCAAACAATCCACCCTGAACGGCGCCGAGCAGGGTTATAACCGCTGGGACAAAATCCTGGATGCATGGTCACCGGAAAATACCGGTTCCAACATCCCGCGTATCACTGCGGATGATTCCAACAAAAACTTCCAGACAGCATCCGACTGGTACCTCGAAAGCGGTAACTACCTGCGCCTGAAAAACCTGCTGATCGGTTACACTTTCGGCAAGATGCGCTGGAACAACGGTCTGCGTGTATACTTCAGCGGTGACAACCTGCTCACCTTCACCAGGTATACCGGTATGGACCCCGAAGTGGGCGGCATCGGCCTCGATGGCGGACAGTTCCCTGTTTCCCGTACCTATTCCCTGGGCCTTAATGTTAAATTCTGA
- a CDS encoding sensor histidine kinase, with product MKIRIKILLIFAGITISTIMVMSVLVYYFANQHSFEDFYKRLEIRAYLTARASLPYYEADSVIYNEIRDEHLEKLPAEKEYLLQVTGNGNVQQDSSLKLPVSFYQQVLTNSKATYRQGNRFYEGVLYTSKQGLYIVIVSAINQYSADYLAWLRKILLICFVVSSAMLIAVGTFFSRYIFRPIRHIMHQVKSISSRNLHLRLHAKDSQDEINELATTFNNMLDRLETAFETQNNFVSNASHELSTPLTAIIGEAELALNKDRTPENYTAALRSILSEAGRLEHITKSLLHLAQTGFDGKKQDWGKVRMDELLFTIKSTVDKIHPGNKVEIDYSLFPEEEEKLSVNGNEQLLELALSNIVMNAIKYSNNQPVSIALAATDLKILINIKDQGIGIPPADLPYIFSPFFRASNTGLFKGYGIGLPLAMNILRMHKGDIIVESQVNVGTEIRVELPL from the coding sequence ATGAAAATACGCATTAAAATACTGCTCATCTTTGCCGGTATCACCATTTCCACGATCATGGTGATGAGCGTACTTGTGTACTATTTTGCCAATCAGCATTCCTTCGAAGATTTTTATAAACGGCTCGAAATACGCGCCTACCTTACCGCCCGGGCCTCCCTCCCCTATTACGAGGCTGACTCGGTGATCTACAACGAGATCCGCGACGAGCACCTGGAGAAACTGCCCGCCGAAAAAGAATACCTGTTGCAGGTGACCGGCAACGGCAACGTACAGCAGGACAGCTCCCTGAAACTGCCCGTCAGCTTCTACCAGCAGGTACTGACCAACAGTAAGGCCACCTACCGCCAGGGCAACCGCTTCTATGAAGGGGTGCTGTACACAAGCAAACAGGGGCTGTATATCGTGATCGTATCTGCCATCAACCAGTACAGCGCCGATTACCTGGCATGGCTGCGCAAAATCCTGCTCATCTGTTTCGTGGTGTCATCCGCCATGCTGATCGCAGTGGGAACTTTCTTCTCCCGGTATATCTTCCGCCCCATCCGGCATATCATGCACCAGGTGAAAAGCATCAGTTCCCGCAACCTCCACCTGCGGCTGCATGCCAAAGATAGCCAGGATGAAATCAACGAACTGGCCACGACGTTCAACAATATGCTGGACCGGCTGGAAACCGCTTTCGAGACACAGAACAACTTTGTCAGCAACGCCTCTCATGAACTGAGCACCCCGCTCACGGCCATCATCGGCGAAGCGGAACTGGCGCTCAATAAAGACAGGACTCCTGAAAATTATACCGCCGCCCTGCGCAGCATCCTTAGCGAAGCCGGCCGGCTGGAACATATTACCAAAAGCCTCCTGCATCTTGCACAAACCGGCTTCGACGGCAAAAAGCAGGACTGGGGGAAGGTTCGAATGGATGAGCTGTTGTTCACCATCAAAAGCACGGTAGATAAAATTCACCCCGGCAATAAAGTGGAAATAGACTACAGCCTTTTTCCGGAAGAAGAAGAAAAGCTGTCTGTCAACGGCAATGAACAACTGCTGGAACTGGCGCTGAGCAACATCGTGATGAACGCCATCAAATACTCCAACAACCAGCCCGTTTCCATTGCGCTGGCTGCTACCGACCTTAAAATACTTATTAATATCAAAGACCAGGGTATCGGTATTCCTCCCGCCGACCTGCCCTATATCTTCTCTCCCTTCTTCCGTGCCTCCAATACCGGCCTTTTTAAAGGATATGGCATCGGGCTGCCACTGGCCATGAATATCCTCCGGATGCACAAAGGAGATATCATCGTAGAAAGCCAGGTAAACGTCGGGACCGAGATCAGGGTTGAACTTCCACTGTAG
- a CDS encoding response regulator transcription factor has protein sequence MKLLLVEDEPAVVSVITRGLAEAGYEVSVAPDGASGLRMALDNPSFLLIILDVMLPNMNGIEVCRALRAAQVATPILMLTALGTTENIVMGLDSGADDYLVKPFKLAELEARIRSLMRRKNNITAPVISPEQGLLQLGDLELNTDTKAASRQGKTIQLTATEYRLLEYLMKNPRKVLSRMELLEQVWGIDFNMNTKVVDVYINYLRKKINKNNLPELIQTVTGLGYMLKEQTADENTH, from the coding sequence ATGAAATTATTATTAGTAGAAGACGAACCGGCGGTAGTATCTGTGATCACGCGCGGTTTGGCGGAAGCCGGCTATGAAGTGAGCGTTGCGCCGGATGGAGCCAGCGGCCTGCGTATGGCGCTGGACAACCCATCGTTTTTACTGATCATACTGGACGTGATGCTCCCCAACATGAACGGGATAGAAGTGTGCCGCGCCCTGCGCGCCGCGCAGGTAGCCACGCCCATCCTCATGCTCACCGCGCTGGGCACGACCGAAAACATCGTTATGGGGCTGGACAGCGGCGCAGACGACTATCTCGTAAAGCCTTTCAAGCTGGCGGAACTGGAAGCCCGTATCCGCAGCCTGATGCGCCGTAAAAATAATATAACCGCCCCCGTTATCTCCCCGGAGCAAGGGCTGCTGCAGCTGGGCGACCTGGAACTGAACACGGACACCAAAGCGGCCAGCAGACAGGGGAAAACCATCCAGCTTACCGCCACGGAATACCGCCTGCTGGAATACCTGATGAAAAATCCGCGGAAAGTATTGTCCCGTATGGAGCTGCTGGAACAGGTGTGGGGTATCGATTTTAATATGAACACCAAAGTGGTGGACGTCTATATTAACTATCTCCGGAAAAAAATCAATAAAAACAATCTCCCCGAACTGATACAAACCGTAACAGGACTGGGTTACATGTTAAAGGAACAAACGGCGGATGAAAATACGCATTAA
- a CDS encoding SRPBCC family protein, whose product MTTANQTTITVESTINAPIEKVWQYWNAPEHITKWCAASDDWHAPEASNDLRTGGKFSTTMAAKDGSFSFDFGGEYTEVKEHELIAYQLGDNRRVKIIFNSYGDTTHVTETFDPESTNSLEMQQAGWQAILDNFRKYTENS is encoded by the coding sequence ATGACAACCGCAAATCAGACTACCATTACCGTAGAAAGCACTATCAACGCCCCTATTGAGAAAGTATGGCAATACTGGAACGCTCCGGAACACATCACCAAATGGTGTGCGGCATCCGACGACTGGCACGCTCCCGAAGCATCCAATGACCTGCGTACCGGTGGTAAATTCAGCACCACCATGGCAGCAAAAGACGGCAGCTTCAGCTTCGATTTCGGCGGCGAATACACTGAAGTGAAAGAGCACGAACTGATCGCTTACCAGCTGGGCGATAACCGCCGCGTAAAGATCATCTTCAACAGCTACGGCGACACTACGCATGTCACCGAAACTTTTGACCCCGAAAGCACCAATTCGCTGGAAATGCAACAGGCCGGCTGGCAGGCTATCCTGGACAACTTCCGCAAGTACACGGAAAATAGCTAA
- a CDS encoding patatin-like phospholipase family protein → MPVLRPFVLSGGGARGYAHLGVLKAFSERQIFPEVISATSAGSIAAAFICDGFSTDEVREIFQQQKLGLSMEWKNWRAGFLSLKKVEEALKKNLRHTTFESLPLPLYVAATNFANGEQTIFNSGPLIPAILAASTIPMLFRPVEINGVPYVDGGLSGNLPVEPLLGKYAHVIGVHVNPLVPYNPAGGFLANMERTLHMAIREPVLKSRQQCEFFIEPEGLGKFGMFDFSKFDAIYTTGLDYTRKLLAAMTND, encoded by the coding sequence ATGCCTGTGTTACGTCCGTTTGTATTGTCCGGGGGAGGCGCCCGTGGGTATGCCCATTTAGGTGTGCTGAAAGCGTTTTCCGAACGGCAGATTTTCCCGGAAGTTATCTCCGCTACCAGCGCCGGCTCTATTGCCGCCGCATTTATCTGCGACGGTTTTTCTACCGATGAAGTCCGGGAAATATTCCAGCAGCAAAAACTGGGGTTATCCATGGAGTGGAAAAACTGGCGCGCCGGTTTTCTGTCGCTGAAGAAAGTGGAGGAGGCTTTAAAGAAAAATCTGCGTCATACCACCTTTGAGTCGTTGCCGCTGCCGTTGTACGTGGCGGCGACTAATTTTGCTAACGGTGAACAGACGATTTTTAACAGCGGGCCGCTGATACCGGCTATCCTGGCTGCTTCTACTATTCCGATGCTGTTCCGGCCGGTGGAGATAAACGGGGTACCTTATGTAGACGGTGGACTTTCAGGTAATTTACCGGTGGAGCCCTTGTTGGGGAAATATGCTCATGTAATAGGGGTGCATGTAAATCCGCTGGTGCCTTACAATCCTGCCGGTGGTTTTCTGGCAAATATGGAACGTACGCTGCATATGGCTATCCGCGAACCGGTGCTGAAGAGCAGGCAACAATGCGAATTTTTTATTGAGCCGGAGGGATTGGGTAAGTTCGGGATGTTTGACTTCAGCAAATTCGATGCGATCTATACTACCGGTCTCGACTATACGCGGAAATTACTGGCGGCGATGACGAACGATTAA
- a CDS encoding c-type cytochrome produces the protein MKKLFFTVLLLFLHTCITFGQEVKTPENKGVPNVGPAEGRLLFMQNCAMCHRADKDLVGPRLAGVAKRRSDAWLYKVIVNEPALRASGDKTAIALHEKWHKIAHPIYQSLKKKELDALLGYVKSL, from the coding sequence ATGAAAAAGTTGTTTTTTACCGTCTTATTGCTTTTCCTGCATACTTGCATAACTTTTGGGCAGGAGGTGAAAACACCGGAAAATAAAGGTGTGCCCAATGTTGGTCCGGCGGAAGGGAGACTGTTATTTATGCAAAACTGTGCGATGTGCCACCGTGCAGATAAAGACCTCGTTGGCCCGAGGCTGGCCGGAGTTGCGAAGCGCAGAAGTGATGCCTGGTTGTATAAAGTGATTGTCAACGAACCTGCATTGCGGGCGAGTGGTGATAAAACAGCCATCGCATTGCATGAGAAATGGCATAAAATTGCACATCCTATTTATCAGTCGTTAAAGAAAAAAGAACTGGACGCACTCCTGGGGTATGTGAAATCTTTATAA